CGGACGGGTGGCGATGCTGCACCACGCGAAGCTCCATCGCTGGCTGCAGCCGGGGGGGCACGCGGAAGCAGGAGACGGAGGCGACATGGAGGCCACCGCGCTGCGCGAGGCCCGTGAGGAGACCGGCTGCCGCGTGCACCTGCATCCCACCGCGCCGCGCCCGCTGGACGTGGACGTGCACGTCATCCCCGCCCGCAAGGACGAGCCGGAGCACTGTCACCTGGATGTCCGCTACCTGGTGGTGGCGGAAGACCCGGAGGCACTTGCGCATGATCCAGCGGAGTCCTTCGGGATCCAGTGGCTGGATTGGGACGCAGCGCTGGCGCGCGCGGATGAAGCACCGCTGCGCCGCATGCTGCTCAAGGCGCGCTCGCTTGCCTGCCCATGACGTCAATGCCTCTTCGTTCGTGAGTGTCTATTGGAGGAATGACCAAACACCGGATTCCTGATTCACGCGCGCGGAGTTCGCGGAGTTTGGGACACAAGACGGCTTGAGATTGGCTTCATTTTTCGAGGGGGGCTGGATGAAACACAGACATCCCGGCAACTTGAGGGCACGCCGGGTGGAGGGGGGCGGCCATGACGGCTTGTCGTCCACTCGGGAGCAGGAGCACGCTTCATGTCGTATCCGGACGCAGTGTCGCAAGGCACCGCCTTGGAAGAAGTCCCTGTTTCATCCTTGAGAAATGAGATTGCTTCCCGGCGCTATCAGCCCGCCGCCTTGAAGCTCACGCCTCATCCGCTCTGGATGGAGACGATGTTGAGCTCGCTCAAGCCCGCGTGGGACGCGGCGTGCATGCCCGCGCTGTTCCGGGAGACCGCGGAGGGACGGCATCCGCCCCTGCGCGCCTGGCAGCGGTTCCTGGTGCGCTGCTTCCCCATCGTCGAGAACTTCCCCAAGTACATGGGGCTGTCGCTGGCGAAGACGACCTACGGCGTGCGTGCGGGCGACGCGAGCATCCGCCGCTGGCTCTTGCAGAACCTGGGCGTGGAGGCCCGCCACGCCGAGTGGTGGATTGACTGGATGCAGGCGGTGGGCGTGGACGCCCCCGGGGCCTTCAAGGCGCCGTGGGCGCCCGAGGTCCAGGCGCTCCACCAGCACCTGCTGGCCACCTGTCTCGCCGGGTC
This DNA window, taken from Corallococcus coralloides DSM 2259, encodes the following:
- a CDS encoding NUDIX hydrolase, translated to MAPVSAAPAVLVELLARHVPTDDKEREDLSRMRHFATSLEEPFSRSQVEAHFTGSAVVVDAAGGRVAMLHHAKLHRWLQPGGHAEAGDGGDMEATALREAREETGCRVHLHPTAPRPLDVDVHVIPARKDEPEHCHLDVRYLVVAEDPEALAHDPAESFGIQWLDWDAALARADEAPLRRMLLKARSLACP
- a CDS encoding TenA family transcriptional regulator encodes the protein MRNEIASRRYQPAALKLTPHPLWMETMLSSLKPAWDAACMPALFRETAEGRHPPLRAWQRFLVRCFPIVENFPKYMGLSLAKTTYGVRAGDASIRRWLLQNLGVEARHAEWWIDWMQAVGVDAPGAFKAPWAPEVQALHQHLLATCLAGSLAEGVAASNWAIEGVTGVWTRAVLEPFTAYARDGVRMDATALRWLKAHARYDDAHPDEALEIIKLSTDVTTGAPARVESAARRSLMLLARVFESCHEA